A part of Microbacterium terregens genomic DNA contains:
- a CDS encoding acyl-CoA dehydrogenase: protein MSNDRLLARRDLEFMLYEWLKVDQLAARERFHAYDRDMFDSVLDLAEHLGTEVFAPINRLLDENEPRMGLDGRVIQPPELLTALRAFGESGLIASTFDEEIGGAQLPYAVRSACMTYLAAGSLATYAYPFLSEANAHLLVTHGTPGQIATFAIPILEGRWFGTMCLSEQQAGSSLGDITTIAVPQEDGTHRVFGSKMWISGGDHELADNIVHLVLARTPGAPVGPRGLSLFIVPRHLPDGSGEPGERNDVTLVGLNHKMGYRGTTNTLLAFGDGAHTPGAQAGAVGFLVGEVGSGLPIMFDMMNEARIGVGAGAVAVGYTGYLHSLAYARERPQGRPMNLKDASAPQVPIIDHPDVRRMLLAQKAYVEGGLALVLFCALLVDEQLTASTDDAAAEATLLLGLLTPIAKSWPSRWCLTANDLAIQVHGGYGYTRDFPVEQFYRDNRLNMIHEGTHGIQAVDLIGRKILRSSDGLRSLWTRMERSIAAATAVGGAPARHAAALAHHIAEVKAALEDTREVEALLANATSGLEAIGHVVVAWLWLEQECVARSGTGAFYEGKRSAAEYFFAHELPIVTPLLDTLRRRDRLFLDLDPNSL from the coding sequence ATGTCCAATGATCGCCTACTCGCTCGTCGGGATCTCGAGTTCATGTTGTACGAGTGGCTCAAAGTCGATCAGCTGGCCGCGCGAGAGCGTTTCCACGCCTACGACCGCGACATGTTCGACTCCGTCCTCGACCTCGCTGAACACTTGGGCACGGAAGTCTTCGCCCCAATCAATCGTCTGCTTGACGAGAACGAACCGCGTATGGGCCTGGACGGACGAGTTATCCAGCCGCCTGAACTGCTCACGGCACTCCGAGCATTTGGCGAGTCCGGCCTCATCGCGAGCACATTCGACGAGGAAATTGGAGGCGCGCAGCTTCCCTACGCCGTCCGTTCAGCGTGCATGACGTACCTGGCCGCCGGATCCCTCGCAACATACGCCTACCCGTTCCTCTCCGAAGCGAACGCACACCTTCTCGTCACTCACGGAACACCCGGACAGATTGCAACGTTTGCGATCCCAATCCTCGAAGGCAGATGGTTCGGCACGATGTGCCTGTCTGAGCAGCAGGCAGGCTCGTCTCTCGGCGACATCACGACGATTGCGGTTCCGCAGGAGGACGGGACACATCGCGTGTTCGGCTCGAAGATGTGGATCTCCGGTGGGGACCACGAACTCGCCGACAACATCGTTCACCTGGTGCTTGCGCGCACCCCTGGTGCGCCGGTTGGTCCGAGGGGACTGTCGCTGTTCATCGTGCCGCGTCATCTTCCGGACGGGTCCGGCGAACCGGGCGAACGGAACGACGTCACGCTCGTCGGCCTGAATCACAAGATGGGGTACCGAGGGACGACGAATACGCTGCTCGCGTTCGGAGACGGGGCGCACACGCCGGGCGCGCAGGCTGGAGCGGTGGGCTTCCTCGTCGGGGAGGTGGGCTCCGGGCTGCCGATCATGTTCGACATGATGAACGAGGCGCGCATCGGCGTGGGCGCCGGGGCTGTCGCAGTTGGTTACACCGGCTATCTCCACTCGCTGGCATATGCGCGCGAACGGCCGCAGGGTCGGCCTATGAACCTGAAGGATGCAAGCGCGCCCCAGGTTCCGATCATCGACCACCCCGACGTGCGGCGGATGCTCCTCGCGCAAAAGGCGTACGTGGAGGGCGGTCTCGCCCTCGTCCTCTTCTGCGCTCTACTCGTCGATGAGCAGCTCACGGCCTCCACGGATGACGCCGCCGCGGAAGCGACGTTACTCCTCGGCCTGCTCACGCCCATCGCGAAGTCGTGGCCGTCGCGGTGGTGTCTGACTGCGAACGACCTTGCGATCCAGGTGCACGGCGGATACGGGTACACCCGAGACTTCCCGGTGGAGCAGTTCTACCGGGACAACCGGCTGAACATGATCCACGAGGGCACCCACGGCATCCAGGCCGTCGATCTGATCGGTCGCAAGATCCTCAGGTCCTCGGACGGCCTTCGCTCGCTGTGGACGAGGATGGAGCGCTCGATCGCGGCGGCGACAGCCGTGGGCGGTGCGCCAGCGCGTCACGCCGCAGCGCTCGCGCATCACATCGCTGAGGTCAAGGCCGCGCTCGAGGACACCAGGGAGGTAGAGGCGCTGCTTGCGAATGCGACGAGTGGTCTCGAGGCGATCGGACATGTCGTTGTGGCCTGGTTGTGGCTCGAGCAGGAGTGTGTTGCCAGGTCTGGGACCGGTGCATTTTATGAGGGCAAGCGCAGTGCAGCGGAGTACTTCTTTGCGCACGAACTCCCGATTGTCACCCCGCTGCTCGACACCCTGCGGCGCCGGGACCGACTCTTCCTCGATCTCGACCCGAACTCGCTCTGA
- a CDS encoding acetyl-CoA C-acetyltransferase, translated as MPEAVIVSAARSPIGRAYKGSLRDIRPDDLAATIVRAAVDKIPELDPRQIDDLILGCGLPGGESGNNMGRVVSVLNGWDSVPGTTVTRYCASSVQTTRMAFHAIAAGEGDIYISAGVETVSRYTKGTSDTLPDTLNPIFDDAVARTSATAALPLGTAWHDPRESGELPDVYISMGQTAENLASARGLHRRELDEFAVRSQNLTEQAIASGFWAREITPVSTRDGVVVASDDGPRSGVTYATMSQLEPVFRADGVVTAGNCCALNDGAAAVVIMSDSKAAELGITPLARIVATGVSGLSPEIMGLGPVDATRRALANARMTIDDIDLVEINEAFAAQVIPSYQDLGIDIDRLNVNGGAIAIGHPFGMTGARLQNTMINSLQWHDRTTGLITMCVGGGMGMALILERVS; from the coding sequence ATGCCCGAAGCAGTGATTGTCTCCGCCGCGCGCAGTCCGATCGGACGAGCCTACAAAGGCTCGCTGAGAGACATCCGCCCCGATGACCTGGCGGCGACGATCGTCCGCGCCGCGGTGGACAAGATCCCCGAGCTCGACCCGCGACAGATTGACGACCTGATCCTCGGATGCGGGCTGCCCGGTGGCGAGTCTGGAAACAACATGGGCCGGGTTGTCTCCGTCCTGAACGGGTGGGACTCTGTGCCCGGGACCACCGTGACGCGCTACTGCGCATCGTCGGTGCAGACAACCCGAATGGCCTTCCACGCGATCGCAGCGGGCGAAGGGGACATCTACATCTCCGCAGGCGTGGAGACCGTCTCGCGGTATACAAAAGGTACCTCGGACACCCTCCCGGACACGCTCAATCCGATCTTCGACGACGCCGTGGCCCGCACGTCGGCGACCGCAGCGCTCCCTCTCGGCACGGCGTGGCACGACCCGCGCGAATCGGGAGAGCTTCCCGACGTGTACATCTCCATGGGGCAGACCGCCGAGAACCTGGCATCAGCCAGGGGCCTTCACCGACGCGAGCTCGACGAGTTCGCTGTCCGCTCGCAGAACCTGACCGAACAGGCGATCGCAAGCGGATTCTGGGCGCGCGAGATCACGCCGGTGTCGACGCGGGACGGCGTTGTCGTCGCATCCGACGATGGTCCCAGGAGCGGGGTCACGTACGCGACGATGAGTCAGCTTGAACCGGTCTTCCGGGCCGACGGTGTCGTCACAGCCGGCAACTGCTGTGCGCTGAACGACGGTGCCGCAGCGGTCGTCATCATGTCGGACAGCAAGGCGGCCGAACTGGGAATCACCCCACTCGCGCGGATCGTCGCGACTGGCGTGTCGGGGCTGTCCCCCGAGATCATGGGCCTCGGCCCGGTTGACGCGACCCGTCGCGCGCTCGCCAACGCTCGCATGACGATCGATGACATCGACCTCGTCGAGATCAACGAGGCGTTCGCCGCCCAGGTAATCCCCTCTTACCAGGACCTCGGGATCGACATTGATCGTCTCAATGTCAACGGAGGCGCGATTGCCATCGGCCACCCCTTCGGCATGACCGGCGCACGCCTGCAGAACACGATGATCAACTCCCTGCAATGGCACGACCGGACCACTGGACTGATCACGATGTGCGTCGGTGGCGGAATGGGCATGGCACTCATCCTGGAGCGAGTGTCATGA
- a CDS encoding QsdR family transcriptional regulator gives MTGDDAAHVSGAPNAGPAEAFRIARRRFMSGERIDMQDLARDLGVDRSTLFRWVGNRDTLLVSVLTSLTDPTLARIEASLDETGARRIARAAGAYAEALLSASYYRVFLRREPERALRLITTKESHLQQHVVNRFEKMITHERETGLLRHPLDAHDLAYLVVRVIESFVYSDLITGDEPNAEKVEAAIAVVVRVDSD, from the coding sequence ATGACCGGCGACGATGCAGCGCATGTGAGCGGGGCTCCCAACGCTGGTCCTGCGGAAGCCTTCCGCATAGCTCGGCGCCGGTTCATGTCGGGTGAACGCATCGACATGCAAGATCTCGCGCGCGACCTGGGGGTCGATCGCAGCACATTGTTCCGCTGGGTCGGCAATCGTGACACCCTGCTGGTCAGCGTTCTGACATCTCTTACCGACCCCACTCTCGCAAGAATTGAGGCGTCGCTCGACGAAACAGGCGCCCGTCGGATCGCTCGTGCGGCCGGCGCATACGCCGAGGCGTTGCTCTCGGCGAGCTACTACCGCGTCTTCCTGCGGCGCGAGCCCGAGCGCGCCCTACGGCTCATCACGACGAAGGAATCTCACCTGCAGCAGCACGTCGTCAACCGCTTCGAGAAGATGATCACGCACGAGCGGGAAACCGGGCTGCTTCGGCACCCGCTCGACGCGCACGACCTCGCGTACCTCGTCGTGCGCGTGATCGAGTCGTTCGTCTACTCCGACTTGATCACCGGCGACGAGCCGAATGCCGAGAAAGTCGAGGCGGCGATCGCCGTCGTCGTGCGCGTCGATTCCGACTAG
- a CDS encoding NAD(P)/FAD-dependent oxidoreductase: MPTREARSLFVRRPSRSSSPRIARSIVSSRTSTESSSDISTPSEVCRIFPFGCLAEQTSHHMSRRGRDSAYCSCLVGRVSGRIRMTRSIVVGAGMVGLATAWHLQEQGVEVTIVDRAGIAAGSSWGNAGYLTPGKTVPLADPSLWTYGPKALIDPDAALHVPFRVDPGLWSFLARFSSHGTMRAWHRTMAALTPINNISLAGFDELIHGGVDAWTREGPFVIGFTAESQGRAFLGEIARVAGHGQDVPIERLDNPRDLAPQLSDAVQVAYRLDGQRFIEPGPFVHAVGDAVRARGAELRTGNAVTGVSSNGKPAITLDTGERLTADSVVIATGAWMPQLARPLGVKVRVQAGRGYSFTVDTDEPTRHPVYFPFQRIACTPYQGRFRLAGTMEFRGPDEPSQPRRIQSIVNQARDLFTGIDLDSRHDEWVGSRPVTPDGLPVVGATRAPGVYVAGGHGMWGIVLGPATGKLLVKQILTGEIDPVIAPFDPLR, encoded by the coding sequence ATGCCCACGCGCGAGGCGAGATCGTTGTTCGTGAGGCGACCGTCTCGTTCCAGCTCGCCCAGGATCGCGCGATCGATCGTGTCCAGTCGGACCTCGACAGAATCTTCCTCCGACATATCAACGCCCTCCGAAGTGTGCAGAATATTTCCATTTGGATGCTTGGCAGAACAAACCTCTCACCACATGTCACGCAGAGGAAGAGATTCTGCATACTGTTCGTGTCTTGTCGGTCGTGTATCAGGGAGGATACGAATGACGCGGTCGATCGTGGTCGGTGCGGGAATGGTCGGCCTGGCGACGGCTTGGCATCTGCAGGAACAGGGCGTCGAGGTCACCATCGTTGACCGTGCGGGGATCGCGGCCGGATCGTCGTGGGGCAATGCCGGATACCTGACGCCGGGCAAGACGGTCCCGCTCGCCGACCCGAGCCTTTGGACGTACGGACCGAAAGCACTGATCGACCCGGATGCCGCCCTCCACGTTCCGTTCCGCGTCGACCCTGGCTTGTGGTCGTTCCTGGCGCGATTCAGTTCCCATGGCACGATGCGCGCCTGGCACCGCACCATGGCAGCGCTCACGCCGATCAACAACATCTCTCTGGCCGGGTTCGACGAGCTGATCCATGGAGGAGTGGACGCGTGGACCCGCGAAGGGCCGTTCGTCATCGGATTCACCGCCGAGTCGCAGGGGAGGGCGTTCCTCGGCGAGATCGCGCGGGTGGCCGGCCACGGTCAGGACGTTCCCATCGAACGGCTCGACAATCCACGGGATCTCGCGCCGCAGCTGTCCGACGCGGTGCAGGTCGCGTACCGGCTCGACGGGCAGCGCTTCATCGAACCGGGCCCCTTCGTTCACGCAGTGGGCGACGCAGTCAGGGCGCGCGGCGCAGAGCTGCGTACGGGTAACGCCGTCACCGGCGTCAGCTCCAATGGCAAGCCCGCGATCACCCTCGATACCGGGGAGCGCCTCACGGCTGACTCCGTCGTCATCGCGACGGGAGCGTGGATGCCGCAACTCGCACGGCCCCTCGGTGTGAAGGTGCGCGTGCAGGCCGGCCGCGGCTACTCGTTCACGGTGGACACGGACGAACCGACACGGCATCCGGTCTATTTCCCGTTCCAGCGCATCGCATGCACGCCCTACCAGGGCCGTTTCCGGCTCGCCGGGACGATGGAGTTCCGCGGTCCCGACGAACCATCGCAGCCGCGCCGCATCCAGTCCATCGTCAACCAGGCTCGCGACTTGTTCACCGGCATCGACCTCGACTCCCGTCACGACGAATGGGTCGGCTCCCGGCCTGTCACCCCGGACGGCCTCCCTGTCGTGGGGGCTACCCGTGCCCCCGGCGTGTACGTCGCCGGCGGCCACGGAATGTGGGGCATCGTCCTGGGCCCCGCCACCGGCAAGCTGCTCGTGAAGCAGATCCTCACCGGCGAAATCGATCCCGTCATCGCCCCCTTCGACCCGCTCCGCTGA
- a CDS encoding amidase — protein MEINGKPLTQMTIADARTALLAGEVSVVELVTAHHARIDAFDQSGPALNAMVTVSDESLQVAEGLDAALRAGATPGPLFGVPVVVKDNLLTSGMPTSFGSKGFRDYRSARDATVVSNLRGAGAIVIGKTTMPDWASAWFANSSRSGWTKNPHALGHSAGGSSSGTAVGIAAGYAPIGLGTDTGSSIRLPAAFCNLVGLRPTPGLVSRDGCSPIVAMQDTIGPMARNVTDLTKVFDVLVGFDPADPLTHRHSFARRGAPYVNALREDSMRGKRLGVLRGAFAPDSVDTREVNRVMESALLQCMAGGATLVDVEEEWLPRLIERTFLYRFAARRDLNNWLKEQPGVPFTRIEDIVGQGGFDPRIPLLSYIGDPSDGRTSSSAFHAAIEAREELLSRLVGTLEANRLDAFVFPTTQSTPPLLGDVMDPAWNTVDGFLSPSVLASSAGMPALSIPAGFSSHGLPVGMEILGRPFDESTVISVAYGFEQLGSHHHAPVSTPAF, from the coding sequence ATGGAAATCAACGGAAAGCCCCTGACTCAGATGACGATCGCCGACGCCCGAACGGCTCTCCTCGCCGGTGAGGTGTCCGTTGTCGAACTGGTGACGGCGCACCACGCGCGTATTGATGCATTCGATCAATCGGGTCCCGCTCTCAACGCGATGGTGACGGTCAGCGACGAATCACTGCAGGTCGCGGAAGGGCTGGACGCAGCCCTGCGGGCCGGTGCCACCCCCGGTCCGCTCTTCGGCGTGCCAGTCGTCGTCAAGGACAACCTCCTCACATCTGGCATGCCAACGTCCTTCGGCAGCAAGGGCTTTCGGGACTACCGCAGCGCGCGCGACGCCACCGTGGTGTCGAACCTCCGCGGCGCGGGCGCGATCGTAATCGGTAAGACGACGATGCCGGACTGGGCCTCTGCCTGGTTCGCCAACTCATCCCGAAGCGGCTGGACCAAGAACCCTCACGCGCTGGGCCACAGTGCGGGGGGATCCAGCAGCGGCACGGCAGTGGGCATCGCCGCGGGATATGCCCCCATCGGGTTGGGCACGGACACGGGATCGTCCATCCGGTTGCCGGCCGCGTTCTGCAATCTCGTCGGGTTGCGCCCGACGCCGGGACTGGTGAGCCGAGACGGCTGCAGCCCGATCGTTGCCATGCAGGACACGATCGGGCCGATGGCGCGAAATGTCACGGATCTGACGAAGGTCTTCGACGTCCTCGTCGGATTCGACCCGGCCGATCCGCTGACGCATCGACACTCATTCGCCCGTCGCGGCGCTCCGTACGTGAACGCATTACGAGAAGACTCGATGCGCGGAAAGCGCTTGGGCGTCTTGAGGGGCGCATTCGCTCCCGATTCCGTAGACACCCGTGAGGTGAATCGCGTCATGGAATCCGCGCTCCTCCAATGCATGGCCGGCGGGGCGACTCTCGTGGACGTCGAAGAGGAATGGCTGCCTCGCCTGATCGAGCGAACATTTCTCTACCGGTTCGCGGCGAGGCGCGATCTCAACAACTGGTTGAAGGAACAGCCGGGCGTACCGTTCACTCGGATCGAAGACATTGTGGGGCAGGGCGGGTTCGATCCCCGGATTCCGTTGCTTTCATATATCGGCGACCCATCCGATGGCCGTACTTCGAGTTCTGCGTTCCATGCGGCGATCGAAGCGCGCGAGGAACTGCTCTCCAGACTCGTCGGCACCCTTGAGGCGAACCGACTGGACGCGTTCGTCTTTCCGACGACCCAATCCACGCCGCCCCTTCTGGGCGATGTGATGGACCCCGCGTGGAACACCGTCGACGGCTTTCTGTCGCCGTCGGTTCTCGCCTCGTCGGCTGGTATGCCGGCACTGAGCATCCCTGCTGGTTTCAGCTCTCACGGGTTGCCTGTCGGTATGGAAATCCTCGGCCGACCCTTCGATGAATCGACCGTGATCTCGGTCGCCTACGGTTTTGAGCAGCTGGGCAGCCATCATCACGCCCCTGTGAGCACACCGGCGTTCTGA
- a CDS encoding MaoC family dehydratase, translating into MVEVLSGVDGVTRAIGRQLGPSRWHRLTQATITDFADATGDHQWIHVDEIRARTGPFGTTIAHGYLTLSLVPKLLDELVRVDGFAMSINYGLNRVRFPAAVPVDSRIRLSATLESLTPVSLGHQLVITGTVEIHGLTKPGCVVESVVLLVP; encoded by the coding sequence GTGGTGGAAGTGCTTTCAGGTGTCGACGGTGTCACCCGGGCGATCGGACGTCAGCTGGGGCCATCGCGCTGGCACAGGCTGACTCAGGCCACGATCACCGACTTCGCTGATGCCACCGGCGACCATCAGTGGATCCACGTGGACGAGATCCGTGCAAGAACCGGACCGTTCGGAACGACCATCGCGCACGGTTATCTCACGCTCTCGCTCGTTCCTAAGCTCCTCGACGAGCTCGTGCGGGTCGACGGCTTTGCAATGAGCATCAACTACGGCCTCAACCGGGTGCGTTTCCCGGCGGCGGTCCCGGTCGACTCGCGCATTCGCCTCTCGGCGACACTCGAGTCGCTGACCCCCGTGAGTCTCGGACATCAACTCGTGATTACGGGGACTGTGGAGATCCACGGACTCACCAAACCCGGGTGCGTGGTCGAGTCTGTCGTTCTCCTCGTTCCCTGA